A region of Humidesulfovibrio mexicanus DNA encodes the following proteins:
- a CDS encoding RHS repeat domain-containing protein encodes MKRRFSCHPDHLGTPLALADLDGNVVQTMRYDAFGNPLRGLQGPVRFPLGFAGGLF; translated from the coding sequence GTGAAGCGCCGTTTCTCCTGTCATCCCGACCACCTTGGCACGCCGCTGGCCCTCGCCGACCTGGACGGAAACGTTGTACAGACGATGCGGTACGATGCTTTCGGCAACCCCCTTCGGGGGCTTCAGGGGCCTGTGCGGTTCCCTCTTGGCTTTGCGGGCGGGCTGTTT